The Alkalihalophilus pseudofirmus nucleotide sequence GAATCATCGGTATGTTCTTCCGCTTAGTGCATTAACGGGTGCCGTTTTTTTGATCTGGGCTGACTTAATCGCACGAACAATCGTAGCACCGCAAGAGTTACCAATTGGCATTATAACGGCATTATGTGGTGGTCCTTTCTTTATATGGCTGCTAAGAAAAAGTACATACTCATTTGGTGGAGGTGAGGATCATTGAAATTAGTCGTGGATGAGATAGGTATGGAATTAAACAAAAAATCGCTTGTGAAGGACATTAGTTTTCATGTAAATGAAGGGGAATATGTCGGAATCATAGGACCAAACGGCAGTGGGAAATCAACACTCTTAAAAACAGTCTATCGGGTCTTGGATCCAACTTCTGGTGTGGTGATGCTTGATAATGAAATCCACACTTCTTATTCTAATAAAGATTTTGCCAGAAAAGTAGCAGTGGTAGGACAAGAGAGTTCAGTCCCTTTTGATTTTTCAGTTGAGGATATTGTTCTTATGGGAAGAAATCCACATAAACGGTTTCTTGAACATGAAACCCATATAGATAGGGAGATTGCTAGGGAAGCACTTGAAGATGTTGGGTTGCATGGATACGGGCAGCGAAGCTTTACTACCTTATCTGGGGGTGAAAAGCAGCGCGTTATTATTGCTAGAGTGATTGCTCAACAGCCTAGCTTTTTTATTTTAGATGAACCTACCAATCATTTAGACGTACACCACCAGCTTCATATTCTTGATGTATTAAAGCAGTCTAAGTTGACGGTGCTCACTGCATTGCATGATTTAAATCTAGCAGCCTCTTATTGTGATCGCCTCTTGGTAATGCAGGATGGTAAGTTAATAGCAAATGGATGTCCAAGCGAAATACTCACAAAGCAGTTATTAAAGGAAGTATTTCAAGTAGACGCTACGATATGGACACACCCCATCACAAATAAAGTACAAGTTATGTATGTCTCACAAGTGATGAGGCAGGAGGCATATGAGAAGGAATTGAAAAAATGGCTTCAAAGGTAAGAGAATTTTAAAAGTTATCGAATTAATAAAGTCTTTGCCGAGTGATTACTTAGGAAGGCAGGAAAAGAAATGAACAATATATTTATTAAAGTCATCGTAGGGTTGGTGTTAGCATTCATATTAACGGCTTGCACTGAAGCCGAAGAAGCAAATCAAGTCGGGAGTGCAAAAGAATCTTCGCAAAATGAAGTAGTTGAAATTGAAAATGGTGATCAGATATTAACCATTTCCGAAGTGCCCGAACGTGCAATAACTTTAAATCAACATGTAATGGAAGTAATGCTAGCTCTTGGGTTAGAGGATCATATGATTGGAACGGCGTACTTAGATGATGAGGTGATGCCTGAATGGAGAAAAGCGTATGATTCTATTCCGGTATTAGCAGACCAGTACCCCTCTCAAGAAGTGTTTTTGGATGCTGAGCCGGACTTTGCTTATGCTGGTTGGAGCAGTGCTTTTAATGAAGAAGCTATTGGGTCAATTGAGCAGCTCAAGAGTTATGGAATTAACGCTTATCTTCACCAATCCTCTACAAAAGTGGGGCCTGCACTAGAAGATATCTATATGGATATTCGCCATATTGCCAAGATATTTAATGTGGTTGAGAGGGGAGAGGATTTAATTAGTGAACTAGACAATCAGATTGAACAAATAAAAGAACAAATACCAAGTGACCAACCTAAAAAAAGAGTTTTTGTTTATGATAGCGGCGATACAGCCGCATTCACTGTAGGTCAGAACTTTTTGAACCAACTGATTACAATGGCAGGTGCGGAAAATATCTTTTCTGATTTAGATAAAAATTGGGCAGAAGTGAGCTTTGAAGAAGTCGTTCAACGTGATCCAGAAGTGATTATTATTATTGATTATGGTGAAACATCTGCTGAGCAGAAGCGTCAGCAATTAATGACCCACCCTGCACTGACTGGTGTGACAGCCATTCAAGAAGAAAATTTTATTGTTCTTCCCCTTTCTTCAGCCGCTGAAGGAGTACGAGTAGCGAAAGCTTTAGAGGTTATCGTTGAAGGGTTGTATTAAAGGAAAACATGCATTATGCTGTTATCTAAATCGTAATTATTACGAAATGGGAATTTGTGAAAGGTGATGATTCTATGTTTCAAGACCTTTATCGTAAAGTGGTAATGGACCATGCGAAGTATCGTCGCAATACAGGGGTGCTAGACGGTGAGCAAGTAAGGAAGGTGCACTATAAAAACCCGACATGTGGCGATGTTATCACCTTGTATATAGAAACGGATGGTAATCTAGTTAAGGATGTTTCTTATGAGGGAGAAGGCTGTAGTATTAGTATGGCGTCTTCCTCGAGGATGACAGAGTTAATTAAAGGAAATAGTATTGATTCCATTTCAAAAATGAGAAATGAGTTTGAGCATTTGATTCGAAAAGGCAAGCAACAGGATCCTGCAATAGATCTGCAGGATGCGATGTCCTTAGAAGGGGTTCATAAGCTAAGAGCAAGGCATAACTGTGCATTAATGGCTTGGCAGGCATTAGATAAGCTTTTAAAAGATGAAGAGGGATACCAGGAGATAAAAAGACAACGATGAGGTGGTTTGATGAAGAAAAAAGTAGAGGTCATTATACTAAGCGGGTTTTTAGGTAGTGGCAAAAGTACATTACTTTCACGTCTTCTTTCATATGAAAAGAAGAGAGGGCGTAAGGTAGCTGTTCTCATGAATGAGCTGGGTAAAGTGAGCATTGACTCTTCTGTTGTTCCTTCAGATATACCTCTAAAAGAAATGCTGAATGGCTGCATTTGCTGTTCCATTCAAGGAGAGCTAAGCGTCCAATTAAAGGAATTGACCGAAGAACACACATTAGATGTGATTTATATCGAGGCTACTGGTGCCGCTCATCCATTAGATGTACTAGATGCGTGTACTCATCCTTTACTATCAGCATCCATTCAAATACAAGCTAGCATTTCAGTTGTAAACTCAAAACAATGGTTAGAACAGAAGATGAGTAATATGATGAAGAAATTGATAACTCATCAAGTGAAATTTGCAGACATTGTGTTAATTAACAAAATTGATCAAATAACCGAAAATGAATTAACAAAGGTAAAAGCCACAATTGAGAAAGAGAATCCGTCAGCTATAAAACAAGCAGTTACCTTCTCTCAAATGGATATGAACATTCTTCATGATAGGAATAGTCAACTAGGTAAGTTAAGTGAAAAACAGCGTGACTTCAATACAGATGTTAAAAGTCTTCATTTAAAAACATGTGCGATTCCTATAGAAGGTGCGATAAATCGTATTCAATTAGAAGAATTTCTAGAAGAGAATCAAGCGCAGCTATTAAGAATGAAAGGCTTTATTAGGCTTACTGATAGTCCTGCAATATACTTATTTAATTATGCATATGGATTTCCTATGTATGAAAGGGTGAAATCTGAGGTTCAAGTGAGTCCTGTATTAGTGTGTATTGGCGAGGAGATCATTCAAGAAGAGTTGGAAGAGAAACTCAAAGAACGAGGGATAGTAAAGGTATCACAAATTGGTTGAATGCGGAGCGATTACATTTTAAAAGTAATCGCTCTTTTTTATTTGTTGGATAAGAGTGCTTGGGTTTAATATTGACCAGAGCAACTTGAAGAATATGTTCGATTTATCTTATTATCTAGAATGCGAATTAATCCTATCCCGCTTTTTACTAACCAAAAAGTCATGGTAAGAACAGAGAACGTATACAGGCTGTTCCACCCCTTATGATACTCAACTAAATTTGTATGCTGCTCAAGCCAATCTTCTAACAATGTCATCGGGCCGCTAAAAAGGAAAACGCTCAAAATAGATAAGAGCGGCTTCATTTTATAGGTGAATTGGTTATAGATCACACATGATAACGGGAATAAGATATATAAAAATACAATGTTAGAATCAAATAATTTTGGGAAATAACGATTTGGGTACTTTACATATTTTCTCTTGATAACAGGGCCATCGATTAAAGTAGAAACAAGCGTCTTAATAAAGAAAATAAGAAACCAGTCCTTGGAATCGCCTTTTCTTCTTAATAAAACAAAAATAGTTGTCCCTAGACCAAGCAGGGTTAGTATATTTAATATATGTCGATCTTTCATATATACACCTCCACATTTATATGATGACCGGTTTCAAATGTATTATGTGACTTTAGTGTAAATCGGACTATATGTAACCTATTTTCTCTAATGACCGTCTTATTGGTAACATGAAAAAAGGAGATGCTTATATGAAAATGACTAAAATAATTATTCTTGCTCTAGCTGTCTTATTGATTGGCGGTACAGCTGTTGCAACAACATCATTTTTAAATAGTGGATCAAAAGAAGAAGAGCAGGTTCAGCCAGCGTTTATACGTGTAACCGGGATGATTGAAAGCGTAGAAGAACGTGATGGAACCTTATACTATTTGATTAATGAAGGGCAGGATGAAACAAGCTATATCATTGTTTCCTCTGACACTGCTGTATTCGACAATACGGGGGACGTTACAGAGCTTGAGCCAGGTGGTGAGATAACAGCTTACACCTATGCGAATAAGCCAATGCCGCTTATTTATCCGCCGCAGTACAGCCCAGAAGTTGTTATTGTTGATACGGACCTAATGGGGAGTGCGGCAGTCGGGACATTTAATGACGAGTTAGTTGATGAAACCTTGTCGTTGAAATTGAATGTAAGTGAAGAGACGGAGCTGTCAAGTCTCACAGGGAAAGATGTGGGGGTTGAAGACCTGGCAGGGCAAGATTTGCTTGTCTTTTACTCCATCACCACAAAGAGTATTCCAGCGCAAACAACTCCGGAAAGAATTATTGTGCTGGACGGGGAGGAATCTTAAGAGCAGGAGAGGAAAGGGAGGCAGGCGTCTGTGTGAGCATTTAATTGTATACTTTAGGACCATTTATGCGCCGGTGTGAGAGGTGATTGCGCTCATCTATCGTACGATTGCGTCGGTTGCGAGAAGAATTGCGCCGATTTCCTTTAATTGCGCCGCTTCAAACGCTATATGTGTCAGTGTTCAGGACAATTATATTCATTTGCAGAGCAATTGCGTCACTTCACCCGGCACACTTCCTCCCCGCACAGACGAAAGAAGCTGCTCCCGCCAAATGCGGAGCAGCTTCTACTAGTTTAAAGCTTAAATGAACTCTTCAATGAGACAATTAAGTTAAATACTGGATTGTCTTTTGTTGTTTCTTTTGGATCGACGTTGAAGTAGCCGTGTCTGAAGAATTGGAACTTGTCTTGCGGGCTGACTTCTTTCATGTTCGGTTCAACGAAGCCTTTTAACACTTCTAGAGAGTTTGGATTTACTTGGTCTAGGAATGTTTTTTCTGCAGCAGCTGGCTCTGTTGTATCTTCTTCCAGCTCTTCAGGATCTTCATTTAGTAATAGCGGTTCATATAAGCGGAACTCTGCAGGTACAGCTTGAGTTGCTTCGACCCAGTGAAGGGTTCCTTTTACTTTACGGCCGGTGAAGCCTGACCCACTCTTTGTTTCAGGGTCATACGTACAGTGGATTTCAACAACATTTCCATCTTCATCTTTAATCACGTCTTCACATTTAATGAAGTACGCATGCTTTAGACGAACCTCGTTGCCTGGGAAGAGACGGAAGTATTTCTTAGGAGGGTTCTCCATGAAATCTTCTTGCTCGATATAAATTTCTCTTGAGAATGGGATTTGTCTTGTGCCCATTTCAGGATTTTCTGGATTGATTTCCGCCTCAAGCATTTCTACTTGTCCTTCTGGATAGTTCGTAATCACAACTTTTAATGGACGCAAGATTCCCATTGTGCGAGGAGCCTTCATTTTTAAGTCTTCACGTACAAAGTAATCAAGCATTTGTGAGTCGACAGCACCTGATCCTTTTGAGACACCCGTTTCACGTACAAATGTGCGGATCGCTTCAGGTGTATAACCTCTTCTTCTAAGACCAGAAACCGTCGGCATGCGAGGATCATCCCATCCGTCTACAAAACCTTCGTCCACAAGCTGCTTTAATTTACGTTTACTCATCACAGCATTCGTAATATTTAAGCGGCCGAATTCGATTTGCTGCGGAACGCTTTCTGTTTCACATTCACGGACAATCCAGTCATACAGCGGGCGTTGATCTTCAAACTCCGTCGTACAGATTGAATGCGTCACATCTTCAATCGCATCTTCAAGCGGGTGAGCAAAAGCATACATTGGGTAAATGCACCACTCATCCCCTGTATTATGGTGTGTCGTATGTGAAATACGATAAATCACCGGGTCTCTTAAGTTAATGTTAGGAGAGCTCATATCAATCTTCGCTCGTAACACTTTCTCTCCGTTGCCAAATTCACCTTTACGCATACGCTCAAATAAATCGAGGTTTTCCTCAATAGAACGGTCACGGTAGGGGCTGTCTTTTCCAGGCTCAGTTAATGTGCCGCGGTATTCACGGATTTCATCTGCTGAGAGATCATCTACATAAGCTTTACCTTTTTTAATAAGAAGCACTGCTTTTTCATACATCTCTTGGAAGTAATTTGAAGCGAAAAAGAGGCCGTCCCAGTCATAGCCAAGCCATTTTACATCTTCTTTGATGGCATGAACATATTCAGAATCCTCTTTAAGAGGGTTCGTGTCATCAAAGCGCAGATTGGTTTTTCCGTTAAATTCATCTGCAAGGTCAAAGTTAATAACGATTGATTTTGCATGTCCAATATGTAAATAGCCGTTTGGTTCTGGTGGGAAACGAGTCGTCACATGAGTGCGTTTGCCGGACTCTAAGTCTTCTTTTATGATGTTTCGAATAAAATTGGAAGAAGTATGTTCCATATTTTTCACGCCTTTTCTTAGATTGAATTGTGTATAGAATGTTTTTCCATCATACATCGTTTAATAGAGAATATTGTATCACAACTCACTGGCGGAACAAATGCCAGGCTTTTTATTTAACAGGGTTTTCACCGTTTTTTAGTGAAGTAGAGTGGTTTATGGTGCCCTGTTAAAAAAACGATTATGCAATCACTCCATTAAAAGTAGCAAACTTCCATTTTGCCCATAGGATAGGGATAGGAGTCTAGGGAAAGTGAGGCGTATGCGATGTATTATACAAGGGTTTCAAATGGCCAGCCGCAAGTGATTGCTTATGCACAAGGGGATGTGACCGGAGACGGGGTGCTAGATCAAGTTTATTTAACAGGAATACAAACACCAGATAGTCCTTTTGTACAAAACATCACCTTAGTTGTGCAAGACGGGAATACAGGCTACATGTCCAGTGTCGCGCTTAGTGACAATACGGGTTACGATCCGACTTTGTTTTTAGGGGATTTTAGCGGTAATGGTGTAGATGATATTATGATCAGCATTAACACAGGCGGCAGCGGGGCCATTATGTATCATTATATTTATTCATACTTAGATAACATGGCTCAGCTGATGTTTGATTTTAATGTTTATAATGATGAGTATCAGTATGAAGTCACATATCAAGATTATTATAAAGTAGAAGTAATCAGTCAAAAGAACAATATGAAATACATGATTGATATTTCGACCAGGGACAGCGAGTATTTAGATGAAATTTATGATCAGAATGGCCAGCTGATTAGTCCGATAAGCGGATTTGTTAACCCATTGAGCGGACTGTATCCGGTTGATTTTGATTCGAACGGTGTATATGAACTGTTGGCTTATCAGAAAATTGCTGGAAGATATAATGCAGATGGTCTTGGCTATATGTTAAATACGTTAGGCTGGCAAGGGGATGGCTTTAATCTTCAAAATCAAAATGTAGCCATTTGGGGTACGGAAAACATTGAGTAAAGGGCAGAATGTCTGTCCTTTTTGTGCTTTTAAAAGAGGTATATAGAGTGGTTTAACGTGTTTCGTTAAAAAACTTAGGGTATAGTAAGGGAAAAGAAGAGACATTCTGACTAACTAAACCTTCAAATAAAGGAGTTCTTTATGCCACATCAAAATGAGAATTCAAAACGAGAATGGAATCTAGAGAATAGTTATGCGGAACTGCCAGATATGTTTTATAAGGAGATTGAACCGAATCCTGTCAGGGACCCAAAGCTGGTTGTATTTAATGAAGAAGTCATCCTGATGCTTGGCTTAGATAAAAGCGAGCTTCAAAGTGATACTGGAATAAATATATTAGCTGGCAACAGCGTTCCAAAGGGGTCGCATCCTATTGCACAAGCATATGCGGGGCACCAGTTTGGACATTTTACAATGCTTGGAGATGGACGGGCGTTGTTGTTTGGAGAGCAAAAGACACCAACTGGGCAGACCTATGATATTCAGCTTAAAGGCTCAGGGAGAACGCCATTTTCCCGTGGCGGAGATGGTCGTGCTGCTCTTGGTCCGATGCTGCGAGAATATATCATAAGTGAAGCTATGTATGGTTTGAACATCCCTACAACGAGAAGCCTCGCTGTAGTGACGACAGGGGAGCCGGTGTACCGTGAGAGAGAAGAGATCGGGGCTATTATGACTCGTGTTGCCTCCAGCCATCTTCGTGTCGGAACATTTGAATATGCTTTTCGCTTTGGCGGTGTTGAAGGAGTGGAGAAGCTTGCTGATTATACAATAGACCGGCATTATCCAGATGCTAGGAATGAGGGAAACCCTTATCTTTCCTTATTAAATCGAGTCATCCATCGTCAAGCTGAGCTTGTTTCCAAATGGCAGATGGCAGGCTTTATCCACGGGGTTATGAACACAGATAATATGTCAATTTGCGGAGAAACCATTGACTATGGTCCTTGCGCGTTTATGGATACGTATGATCCTAAAACCGTATTCAGTTCGATTGATATACAAGGCCGCTATGCGTATGGAAATCAGCCATATATTGCCGGGTGGAATTTAGCCCGTTTTGCCGAATCCTTGCTGCCGCTTCTTGACGACAATAAAGAACGTGCAGTCGAGCTAGCACAGGATGCAATCTCTGGATTTAGCCATTTATATAAGAAGTATTGGCTTAAAGGAATGAGATCAAAGCTTGGACTCTTTAATGAAGAACAAGAGGATGAAGCGCTAATTGAGAGCCTCTTGGGCATGATGCAGAAATCTGGTGCTGATTTTACGAATACATTTAGAGCATTGACATTAAATGAGTTTGAGAAAAGCGAGTTGAGTAAAGCTGCTGAATTTACACAGTGGCAAGAGCTGTGGATGGCAAGAAGAGAAAGACAGGATGAATCTAAAGAAGCATCCGTCAAACTGATGAAAGAAGTCAATCCAGCGGTCATCCCTCGTAATCACCGGGTAGAAGAAGCTCTACATGCAGCTGAAAATGGAGATTACAAAGTAATGGAGAAGCTGCTGCATGCCTTAAAAGATCCTTATGCATATTCAGCCGAACAGGAAGAATACTGTTCATTGCCGCCTCAAACAGATCAAACGTATCAAACATTTTGCGGAACGTAAGGAATATAACAAGAAAAAGCCGCCTTTATAAATAAAGGCGGCTTTTGTGCGTATTGCGGCGAGAGACAGCACTCCACATAGTGCCTTGCCTAAAAGGCGCGTCAATCTCGTCTTATGCAAATTAGCTCATCGCTAGAACAGTATATCATCAATGTGACTGATAATGGAAGGTAAATATTTTACTCTGTATGTTTATTTTTGTCATTGTACATCCTCTTCTCTTCATAATCTGAAAAAGTGTAAATAATCGGAGGAGGGTGGATCAGGTGGTTTATTATAATCATCCGAAATGGCAAGGAAATTTGTATAGAAATAACCCGTTTAATGGCTATCAGTGGCAGGGGACAGAGTATCCCTTTTTTTCTCAGCAGTCATACAATCCGTACCTAATGCAGCCATTTCAAACTCCAGGTTATACTTATCAGCCGTATCAATGGGACCAGCAGCAATATGATCCCTACACATCTTATCAGTGGGACGCGAGCCAATCTTACTGGCCCGAGCAGCAGTACAATCCATTTGCCTTGGGGCAGCAGAACCCCGCTATATTTAACGGTGATTATGAAAGCGATACCTATGATTGGCGTCAAGGGTGGAGCGGCTGGGAGGATCTTGGAGCGCCAGGACGAGGCTTCATAGGTTCGCCTGCTTCAGCCTCGTGGCAGGCAAACAGAATTGATACGTTCGTGCGCAGTAGAAACAACCAAATGTGGCATAAATGGTGGGACGGTGCAGGATGGAGCAGATGGGAAGATCTTGGTTCACCGCAAGGAGGATTAAGAAGCTCGCCAGCTGCTGTCTCATGGGGACCGAATCGTATTGATACGTTTGTGCGAGCTGGAAGAAACACCATGTGGCATAAGTGGTGGGACGGTGCAGGGTGGAGCAGATGGGAAGATCTCGGTGCTCCAAGACCAGGGTTTGTTGGGAAGCCAGGTGTAGCTTCGTGGCAGTCAAATCGCCTCGATTGTTTTGTACAAGGAAGAGATAATAATCTGTGGCATAAATGGTGGGACGGCTCAAGGTGGAGCGGCTGGGAAAACCTAGGTGCACCGCGAGGCGGTTTGAATGGCTCGCCGTCAGCTGTCTCATGGGGACCAAACCGGATCGACTGCTTTGTCAGAGGACGTAACAATCAAATGTGGCATAAATGGTGGGACGGCCGCAGATGGAATGAGTGGGAGAATCTTGGCTCGCCGCAAGGAGGATTTGAGGGCTCTGTCGGAGTATCATCTTGGGCACAAAATCGAATCGACTGCTTTGTCAGGGGACGTAACAATCGGATGTGGCATAAATGGTGGGATGGCCGCAGGTGGAATGAGTGGGAGAATCTCGGCTCACCGCAAGGAGGGATACGATCCTCGCCAAGTGCTGTGTCATGGGGCTTAAATCGAATCGACTGCTTTGCAAGAGGCAGAAATGACGGCATGTGGCATAAGTGGTTTACGTAATAAATACAATTTTTTTCAAAAAAGATATGACACTTGTCATATCTTTTTTTTGACGTTCATGACTTCTCCTAAAAATGGTCATCTTATATGATGAAAGTATTCAATTCCCAAGTTCGTGAATAAATACCGTTTCTCAAGGGGGAAGTTATGGCTCAGCAAAATTTATCAACGCTCAAAAAAAGCATTGCACCATTTGAAAAATCTGATACGAAATCAAGTGTGAGACAATTATTGAATACGGTTCCACCGTTCTTTCTATTGTGGTTTTTAGCCTATCAAAGCCTTTCTGTATCGGTTTGGCTGACCTTTGCCTTTGCTGTTGTCGCAGCAGGGTTTGTTGTGCGCATCTTTATTATTTTTCATGATTGTTGTCACGGATCATTTTTTAAAAACAAAAAGTTAAATAACATAGTTGGTACGATTACCGGAATTATTACGATGTTTCCATATGAAAAATGGAAGCGCGAGCATTCAATCCACCATGCAACAAGCAGTAACTTAGATAAGCGCGGCACAGGTGATGTATGGATTATGACGGTTGATGAATATGTCTCAGCATCGTTTAAGGAGAGACTTCAATACAGACTTTACCGCAACCCGCTTGTGATGTTTGGTCTTGGACCGCTTTATCTGTTCCTAATTACGAATCGAATGAACCGCAAGGACGCTAGAAAAAAAGAGAGAATGAATACACATGTAACGAATATTTCAGTTGTTGTGATTTATTCGCTTATCATTTGGTTAATTGGCTGGCAGGCATTTTTGCTTGTGCAGGCACCAATTTTATTCGTTTCAGGTTCATTAGGCATTTGGTTATTTTATGTCCAGCATCAATTTGAAGATTCCTACTTTGAAGATGAAGGTGACTGGGATTATGTGAAGGCAGCAATTGACGGCAGCTCGTATTATAAGCTTCCAAGAGTACTCCAGTGGGTAACCGGGAATATCGGGTATCACCATGTCCATCACTTAAGCCCAAGAGTACCGAATTACAACTTAGAAAAAGTACATGAGTCAACACCGCCGTTGCAACAGGCAACGACGATTACAGTAGGCTCAAGCTTGCAGTCCATTCGTTTTCGTTTGTATGACCAACAAAGAAAAACATTTGTAAGCTTCAAGGAAGTAGCTCATCTTTTATCAAAGCCTCGTGGCAATGTTGAGCTTAAGAAAGACTCGACAAAGCTTTCACGTGCAAAATAATGTTCAGAACCATTCAATTTGACGATTGGATGGTTTTTCTTCATATTTTGAGGGGAAAGTAAATTGTTGATTAACAGCAATGGCAAGTTGAATATTGTATGATAAAGAAAAACAGAAAGGAGCGCTACTTTGCAAAATTGGTATAATATTTTCCCGAAAAATACGGGACTTAGTGTGTATGTATGGATTATTTTTTGTCTCCTGCCTTTTTACTTTATTTTTAGATCCTCATCTCTTTGGGAAATCATCTTTGGAATTTTAATGATCGTTCTATTTTTTGTGTCGTACCGTTTATCCTTTATCACTAAGGGAGGGCTTGTCTACCTTTGGGTCAGTATTGAAATGGCTATAAGCATCGGGATGACGTTGTTTTACGGATATGTGTACTTTGCTATTTTCTTAGCTTTTTTTATCGGGAACATTCAAAGCAAGGGCGGCTTCATTACTCTTTATGTTGTTCATTTAGTCACGACGATTATTGCTGTCATCTTGAGCTTCTTTACTCAGCAAGAATTATTTCTCGCCCAGTTTCCGTTTATCATCATTTCTGTCATAGGTGTCATTTTACTGCCGTTTAATACGTATAACCGCAATAAGCGTGAGAAGCTAGAAGGGCAGTTAGAAGATGCGAATAAACGAATCTCTCAATTAATTGTGATGGAAGAACGCCAGAGGATTGCTAGAGACCTTCATGACACGCTTGGCCAAAAACTTTCATTAATCGGTTTAAAAAGTGATTTGGCTCGGAAGTTAATTGAT carries:
- a CDS encoding CobW family GTP-binding protein, which translates into the protein MKKKVEVIILSGFLGSGKSTLLSRLLSYEKKRGRKVAVLMNELGKVSIDSSVVPSDIPLKEMLNGCICCSIQGELSVQLKELTEEHTLDVIYIEATGAAHPLDVLDACTHPLLSASIQIQASISVVNSKQWLEQKMSNMMKKLITHQVKFADIVLINKIDQITENELTKVKATIEKENPSAIKQAVTFSQMDMNILHDRNSQLGKLSEKQRDFNTDVKSLHLKTCAIPIEGAINRIQLEEFLEENQAQLLRMKGFIRLTDSPAIYLFNYAYGFPMYERVKSEVQVSPVLVCIGEEIIQEELEEKLKERGIVKVSQIG
- a CDS encoding CBO0543 family protein; this translates as MKDRHILNILTLLGLGTTIFVLLRRKGDSKDWFLIFFIKTLVSTLIDGPVIKRKYVKYPNRYFPKLFDSNIVFLYILFPLSCVIYNQFTYKMKPLLSILSVFLFSGPMTLLEDWLEQHTNLVEYHKGWNSLYTFSVLTMTFWLVKSGIGLIRILDNKINRTYSSSCSGQY
- a CDS encoding ABC transporter ATP-binding protein; the encoded protein is MKLVVDEIGMELNKKSLVKDISFHVNEGEYVGIIGPNGSGKSTLLKTVYRVLDPTSGVVMLDNEIHTSYSNKDFARKVAVVGQESSVPFDFSVEDIVLMGRNPHKRFLEHETHIDREIAREALEDVGLHGYGQRSFTTLSGGEKQRVIIARVIAQQPSFFILDEPTNHLDVHHQLHILDVLKQSKLTVLTALHDLNLAASYCDRLLVMQDGKLIANGCPSEILTKQLLKEVFQVDATIWTHPITNKVQVMYVSQVMRQEAYEKELKKWLQR
- a CDS encoding ABC transporter substrate-binding protein, with product MNNIFIKVIVGLVLAFILTACTEAEEANQVGSAKESSQNEVVEIENGDQILTISEVPERAITLNQHVMEVMLALGLEDHMIGTAYLDDEVMPEWRKAYDSIPVLADQYPSQEVFLDAEPDFAYAGWSSAFNEEAIGSIEQLKSYGINAYLHQSSTKVGPALEDIYMDIRHIAKIFNVVERGEDLISELDNQIEQIKEQIPSDQPKKRVFVYDSGDTAAFTVGQNFLNQLITMAGAENIFSDLDKNWAEVSFEEVVQRDPEVIIIIDYGETSAEQKRQQLMTHPALTGVTAIQEENFIVLPLSSAAEGVRVAKALEVIVEGLY
- a CDS encoding protein adenylyltransferase SelO, whose protein sequence is MPHQNENSKREWNLENSYAELPDMFYKEIEPNPVRDPKLVVFNEEVILMLGLDKSELQSDTGINILAGNSVPKGSHPIAQAYAGHQFGHFTMLGDGRALLFGEQKTPTGQTYDIQLKGSGRTPFSRGGDGRAALGPMLREYIISEAMYGLNIPTTRSLAVVTTGEPVYREREEIGAIMTRVASSHLRVGTFEYAFRFGGVEGVEKLADYTIDRHYPDARNEGNPYLSLLNRVIHRQAELVSKWQMAGFIHGVMNTDNMSICGETIDYGPCAFMDTYDPKTVFSSIDIQGRYAYGNQPYIAGWNLARFAESLLPLLDDNKERAVELAQDAISGFSHLYKKYWLKGMRSKLGLFNEEQEDEALIESLLGMMQKSGADFTNTFRALTLNEFEKSELSKAAEFTQWQELWMARRERQDESKEASVKLMKEVNPAVIPRNHRVEEALHAAENGDYKVMEKLLHALKDPYAYSAEQEEYCSLPPQTDQTYQTFCGT
- a CDS encoding glutamine--tRNA ligase/YqeY domain fusion protein — its product is MEHTSSNFIRNIIKEDLESGKRTHVTTRFPPEPNGYLHIGHAKSIVINFDLADEFNGKTNLRFDDTNPLKEDSEYVHAIKEDVKWLGYDWDGLFFASNYFQEMYEKAVLLIKKGKAYVDDLSADEIREYRGTLTEPGKDSPYRDRSIEENLDLFERMRKGEFGNGEKVLRAKIDMSSPNINLRDPVIYRISHTTHHNTGDEWCIYPMYAFAHPLEDAIEDVTHSICTTEFEDQRPLYDWIVRECETESVPQQIEFGRLNITNAVMSKRKLKQLVDEGFVDGWDDPRMPTVSGLRRRGYTPEAIRTFVRETGVSKGSGAVDSQMLDYFVREDLKMKAPRTMGILRPLKVVITNYPEGQVEMLEAEINPENPEMGTRQIPFSREIYIEQEDFMENPPKKYFRLFPGNEVRLKHAYFIKCEDVIKDEDGNVVEIHCTYDPETKSGSGFTGRKVKGTLHWVEATQAVPAEFRLYEPLLLNEDPEELEEDTTEPAAAEKTFLDQVNPNSLEVLKGFVEPNMKEVSPQDKFQFFRHGYFNVDPKETTKDNPVFNLIVSLKSSFKL
- the sufU gene encoding Fe-S cluster assembly sulfur transfer protein SufU; translation: MFQDLYRKVVMDHAKYRRNTGVLDGEQVRKVHYKNPTCGDVITLYIETDGNLVKDVSYEGEGCSISMASSSRMTELIKGNSIDSISKMRNEFEHLIRKGKQQDPAIDLQDAMSLEGVHKLRARHNCALMAWQALDKLLKDEEGYQEIKRQR
- a CDS encoding VCBS repeat-containing protein, whose amino-acid sequence is MYYTRVSNGQPQVIAYAQGDVTGDGVLDQVYLTGIQTPDSPFVQNITLVVQDGNTGYMSSVALSDNTGYDPTLFLGDFSGNGVDDIMISINTGGSGAIMYHYIYSYLDNMAQLMFDFNVYNDEYQYEVTYQDYYKVEVISQKNNMKYMIDISTRDSEYLDEIYDQNGQLISPISGFVNPLSGLYPVDFDSNGVYELLAYQKIAGRYNADGLGYMLNTLGWQGDGFNLQNQNVAIWGTENIE